In a single window of the Pirellulales bacterium genome:
- the rpsI gene encoding 30S ribosomal protein S9: MPTAVQEALGTGRRKTSVARVRIRAGSGKVTVNDRALDEFFCIEQDRKALLAPLVACEVLGNVDVAIRVHGGGTTGQSGACRQGIARALLKHDSDLADKLREGHFLTRDSRMKERKKYGLHGARRGTQFSKR; encoded by the coding sequence ATGCCCACTGCCGTTCAAGAAGCCTTGGGAACCGGTCGCCGCAAGACCTCGGTCGCACGGGTGCGGATTCGCGCCGGGTCGGGCAAGGTCACCGTCAACGATCGCGCGTTGGATGAGTTCTTCTGCATCGAGCAGGATCGCAAGGCGCTGCTCGCCCCGCTCGTGGCGTGCGAAGTCCTGGGCAACGTCGATGTGGCGATTCGCGTCCATGGCGGCGGCACCACGGGCCAGTCGGGCGCCTGCCGGCAAGGCATCGCCCGCGCCCTCCTGAAGCACGACAGCGACCTGGCCGACAAGCTCCGCGAGGGGCACTTCCTCACCCGCGACTCGCGGATGAAGGAACGCAAGAAGTACGGCCTTCACGGCGCCCGCCGCGGGACGCAGTTCTCGAAGCGGTAA
- a CDS encoding DUF1559 domain-containing protein: MRQDSRRAGVRPSRLAFTLVELLVVIAIIGTLVGLLLPAVQAAREAARSNTCRNYLSQLQKAIANRETSLRDYPGYVNSLGITGSDIRVRASWVVMTFPYIEQRALWDRWSQGLVGGLNVTTDAVALEVLICPSDPPASPSIPSNSYVANAGWIQKSNRFISSTPSGFERFENAGNGVFFDRNRRAMRTGNVNTVGLLNGPPDYNDGSDPNDPRDDVPPIVMTNAYIGSKGDGLSATLMLSENIHSGTWTLANPGDATPDEKWQYGFCWQQPLQVASQSWQRINGDIKQGVDDVTEEMGRRRNADDSVTSATSADQIYDAFPTSNHPGGVNVAFMGGSVQFLGDQIDPVVYAQLCTSNSKVSDLRAGSVADKDLPPPGDGAY; encoded by the coding sequence ATGAGGCAAGATTCCCGCAGGGCCGGCGTCCGGCCGAGCCGCTTGGCGTTCACGCTGGTCGAGCTGCTGGTGGTCATCGCGATCATCGGCACGCTGGTCGGCCTGCTGCTGCCGGCGGTCCAGGCGGCCCGCGAAGCCGCTCGCAGCAACACGTGCCGCAACTATCTCTCGCAGCTGCAGAAGGCAATCGCGAACCGCGAGACGTCGCTTCGCGACTACCCGGGGTACGTCAATTCGCTCGGCATCACCGGCAGCGACATCCGGGTCCGGGCGAGTTGGGTCGTCATGACGTTCCCGTACATCGAGCAGAGAGCGCTGTGGGATCGATGGTCGCAGGGTCTGGTCGGCGGCTTGAACGTCACGACGGACGCCGTCGCGCTCGAGGTGTTGATCTGCCCGAGCGATCCGCCGGCGTCCCCCTCGATCCCGAGCAATTCGTACGTGGCGAACGCCGGGTGGATTCAGAAATCCAACCGATTCATCTCCAGCACTCCGTCGGGATTTGAGCGCTTCGAGAACGCCGGCAACGGGGTGTTTTTCGACCGCAACCGGCGAGCGATGCGCACCGGCAACGTCAACACCGTCGGCCTCTTGAACGGCCCGCCCGACTACAACGACGGCAGCGACCCGAACGATCCCCGCGACGACGTGCCGCCGATCGTCATGACGAACGCCTACATCGGCTCGAAGGGGGACGGGCTCTCGGCCACGCTGATGTTGTCCGAGAACATCCACTCGGGGACGTGGACCCTCGCCAACCCCGGGGACGCCACGCCGGACGAGAAGTGGCAGTACGGTTTTTGCTGGCAGCAACCGCTGCAGGTCGCCAGTCAGAGTTGGCAACGCATCAACGGCGATATCAAACAGGGGGTTGACGACGTCACCGAAGAAATGGGGCGTCGCCGCAACGCCGACGACAGCGTCACCTCCGCGACCAGCGCTGATCAGATCTACGACGCCTTCCCCACCAGCAACCACCCCGGCGGGGTGAACGTGGCGTTCATGGGGGGCTCTGTGCAGTTCCTGGGCGATCAGATCGATCCGGTCGTCTACGCCCAATTGTGCACGTCCAACAGCAAAGTGTCCGACCTGCGCGCCGGTTCGGTCGCCGACAAGGACCTGCCTCCTCCGGGCGACGGCGCCTACTAA
- the rplM gene encoding 50S ribosomal protein L13: MKTFMAKPASKKAPATVEPKWLLVDATDKVVGRLASEIAVILMGKHRPTYTPHVDTGDFVVVVNSEKVRFTGKKWEQKTYAWYTGYTRQRTINAQDRLEKHPDLILREAVRRMLPKNKLGRAMLSKLKLYVGPSHPHQAQQPEPTELASK; this comes from the coding sequence ATGAAGACGTTCATGGCCAAACCGGCCAGCAAGAAGGCCCCCGCCACGGTCGAGCCGAAGTGGCTGCTGGTGGACGCCACCGACAAGGTGGTCGGCCGCCTAGCCAGCGAGATCGCCGTGATCCTGATGGGCAAACACCGCCCCACGTACACCCCGCATGTCGACACGGGCGATTTCGTCGTCGTCGTCAATAGCGAGAAGGTCCGCTTTACCGGCAAGAAGTGGGAGCAAAAGACCTACGCCTGGTACACCGGCTACACCCGGCAGCGGACGATCAACGCCCAGGACCGGCTCGAGAAGCACCCGGACTTGATCCTCCGCGAAGCGGTCCGCCGGATGCTCCCCAAGAACAAGCTCGGCCGGGCGATGCTGTCGAAGCTGAAGCTGTACGTCGGCCCCAGCCATCCGCATCAGGCCCAGCAGCCCGAACCGACCGAGTTGGCGAGCAAGTAG
- the ychF gene encoding redox-regulated ATPase YchF: protein MEAGIVGLPNVGKSTLFNALTAAGIASENYPFCTIEPNVGAVAVPDDRLARIQSHIKTQKVIPAMLKLVDIAGIVRGASEGEGLGNQFLSHIRTVDAILHVVRCFEEADVVHVDGAVDPIRDIETIDTELMLADLQSVEGMLDKARRTARTGDKDAKQRVEVLEACQALLAEGKPVRGLTYDDEPRAKALEGMQLLTTKPVLYVANVGEDDLEGTGPHVTKVRQRAAAEGGSVVPVCARLEAELMELDEAERAEMLESLGLAEPALAALARAAYKLLGLQSYFTAGEKEVRAWTIHVGDTAPQAAGVIHSDFERGFIRVEVYSVDELDQYKSEKAIREAGKLRIEGKSYTMQDGDVCHFLFNV, encoded by the coding sequence ATGGAAGCTGGCATCGTCGGACTGCCGAACGTCGGCAAAAGCACCCTGTTCAACGCGCTCACTGCCGCGGGGATCGCCAGCGAGAACTATCCGTTCTGCACGATCGAACCGAACGTCGGCGCCGTGGCCGTGCCCGACGATCGACTCGCCCGGATTCAATCGCATATTAAGACGCAGAAAGTCATTCCGGCGATGCTCAAGCTGGTGGACATCGCGGGGATCGTCCGCGGCGCCAGCGAGGGGGAAGGACTCGGCAATCAGTTCCTGTCCCACATCCGCACGGTGGACGCAATCCTGCACGTGGTGCGCTGCTTCGAGGAGGCCGACGTCGTCCACGTCGACGGCGCCGTCGATCCGATTCGCGACATCGAGACGATCGACACCGAACTGATGCTGGCCGACCTGCAGTCGGTCGAGGGGATGCTCGACAAGGCCCGACGCACCGCCCGTACGGGGGACAAGGACGCCAAGCAGCGGGTCGAGGTGCTCGAGGCGTGCCAGGCGCTGCTCGCCGAGGGCAAGCCGGTTCGCGGCCTGACTTACGACGACGAGCCCCGGGCCAAGGCGCTCGAAGGCATGCAGTTGCTCACGACCAAGCCGGTGCTGTACGTCGCCAACGTCGGCGAGGACGATCTCGAGGGGACCGGCCCGCACGTGACGAAGGTTCGCCAGCGAGCCGCGGCCGAGGGGGGCTCGGTCGTCCCCGTGTGTGCGCGGCTCGAGGCGGAGCTGATGGAGCTCGACGAGGCGGAGCGGGCCGAGATGCTGGAAAGCCTGGGGCTCGCCGAACCGGCCCTCGCGGCGCTCGCCCGCGCCGCGTACAAGCTGCTGGGGCTGCAGAGCTACTTCACCGCCGGCGAGAAGGAGGTCCGGGCCTGGACGATCCACGTCGGCGACACGGCCCCGCAGGCCGCGGGGGTCATTCACAGCGATTTTGAGCGGGGTTTCATCCGGGTCGAGGTCTATTCGGTCGACGAGCTCGACCAGTACAAGAGCGAAAAAGCGATCCGCGAAGCCGGCAAACTCCGCATCGAAGGAAAAAGCTACACTATGCAGGACGGGGACGTGTGCCACTTCCTGTTCAATGTGTAG
- a CDS encoding EF-hand domain-containing protein produces the protein MKRAFAALAAVTILAGQVVAQQDDGGGRGRGRGAQGQGQGEEGGRGGFGRGEGGGRGEFGGQGEGGGRGGFGGRGGRGFANPMFDAIDADGDGVITKAELRRAAAALAKLDVDNDGVITREEATPQRGPGGFGGGPGGGGFNVEDFANRFMERDANGDGVLSPDEIQGPMAGMLQNADTNGDGVIDRDELVKAGEQMAARFGGGGGPGGGPGGFGGGQGGFGGGGFDPQQMTRQMMANDRNGDGVLTPDEVPEQARRMLAGADANGDGQIDAREMAAYAEQMRQRMGAGGFGRGQGGRFGGQGGQEGQGGRGNRPERPQRPQN, from the coding sequence ATGAAACGTGCATTCGCGGCGCTGGCCGCTGTGACGATCCTGGCCGGCCAGGTCGTCGCCCAACAGGACGATGGCGGCGGTCGCGGTCGGGGCCGAGGCGCCCAGGGTCAGGGACAGGGTGAAGAAGGAGGCCGCGGCGGCTTCGGTCGCGGCGAAGGCGGGGGTCGGGGCGAATTCGGCGGTCAGGGAGAAGGCGGAGGACGAGGCGGCTTCGGCGGCCGCGGGGGCCGCGGTTTCGCCAACCCCATGTTCGATGCCATCGATGCCGACGGCGACGGCGTGATCACCAAAGCGGAACTTCGCAGGGCCGCCGCGGCGCTCGCCAAGCTCGACGTCGACAACGACGGCGTCATCACTCGCGAAGAGGCGACGCCCCAACGCGGCCCCGGCGGGTTCGGGGGAGGTCCTGGCGGCGGCGGGTTCAATGTCGAGGACTTCGCGAATCGCTTCATGGAACGTGACGCCAACGGCGACGGAGTCCTGTCGCCCGACGAGATCCAAGGCCCGATGGCCGGCATGCTGCAAAACGCCGACACGAACGGCGACGGCGTTATCGATCGCGATGAATTGGTGAAGGCTGGCGAGCAGATGGCCGCTCGCTTCGGCGGGGGCGGCGGTCCCGGAGGCGGGCCCGGCGGATTCGGCGGCGGTCAGGGAGGGTTCGGCGGCGGCGGGTTCGATCCCCAGCAGATGACTCGGCAAATGATGGCCAACGACCGTAACGGCGACGGCGTGCTCACCCCGGACGAGGTCCCTGAGCAAGCTCGACGAATGCTTGCCGGCGCCGACGCGAACGGCGACGGACAGATCGACGCCCGCGAAATGGCCGCCTACGCCGAGCAGATGCGCCAGCGCATGGGCGCCGGCGGTTTCGGTCGCGGCCAGGGAGGACGCTTCGGCGGCCAAGGGGGGCAGGAGGGCCAAGGGGGCCGCGGCAACCGCCCCGAGCGCCCGCAACGTCCCCAAAACTGA
- a CDS encoding LD-carboxypeptidase, producing MLAAIRSQCCAVLFTGVCVATTIAEERARPMISPPRLQPGDTIMFVAPAGELDRERMMLAKERLEERGYKVKLRDDLFAVDGYLAGSDERRAEEFMQAFRDPEVRGVFPGTGGYGTMRMLDLLDFDVIRANPKVFIGFSDITALHAALNRRAGLVTFHSPNPMWGLGSPDNLAPFPARCFFAAVEEAAHRAVAGTDGSYVVEIPADVPQPIALGAGKARGRLTGGNLSLIAALEGTPYGLDPEGAILLVEDTHEAPYRIDRMLKQLELSGKLRRFRGAILGQFTDSFAREGDEKTDDERYTVEGVLRQYFQNAGVPVLMNFPLGHHPQNCTLPLGSEVEIDADAGTLRVLPLP from the coding sequence ATGCTCGCCGCGATCCGCTCTCAGTGCTGCGCCGTTCTTTTCACGGGGGTCTGCGTCGCGACGACGATCGCCGAGGAGAGGGCGCGGCCGATGATCTCGCCGCCGCGCCTGCAGCCCGGCGACACGATCATGTTCGTCGCCCCCGCGGGGGAACTTGATCGCGAGCGGATGATGCTCGCCAAGGAGCGGCTCGAAGAGCGCGGCTACAAGGTGAAGCTGCGCGACGACTTGTTCGCCGTCGACGGCTATCTGGCCGGCAGCGACGAGCGCCGGGCCGAGGAATTCATGCAAGCCTTCCGCGATCCCGAGGTGCGGGGCGTGTTTCCCGGCACCGGCGGCTACGGCACGATGCGGATGCTCGACCTGTTGGACTTCGACGTCATTCGCGCCAACCCCAAGGTCTTCATCGGGTTCAGCGACATTACGGCGTTGCACGCCGCGCTCAATCGCCGTGCGGGGCTGGTCACGTTCCACAGCCCCAATCCGATGTGGGGGCTGGGGAGCCCCGACAATCTCGCCCCGTTCCCGGCCCGCTGCTTCTTCGCGGCGGTCGAGGAAGCGGCGCATCGGGCCGTTGCGGGGACCGACGGCAGCTACGTCGTCGAGATCCCCGCCGACGTGCCGCAGCCGATCGCGCTGGGCGCCGGCAAGGCCCGCGGCCGGCTCACGGGGGGAAACCTGTCGCTCATCGCCGCCTTGGAGGGAACGCCCTATGGCCTCGACCCCGAGGGCGCCATCCTGCTGGTCGAGGACACCCACGAAGCCCCCTACCGGATCGACCGCATGTTGAAGCAGCTCGAACTGTCGGGCAAGCTGCGCCGGTTCCGCGGCGCGATCCTCGGCCAATTCACCGACAGCTTCGCCCGCGAGGGAGACGAAAAGACCGACGACGAGCGCTACACGGTCGAGGGGGTGTTGCGACAGTACTTCCAGAACGCGGGCGTCCCGGTGCTGATGAACTTCCCCCTGGGCCACCACCCGCAGAACTGCACGCTGCCCCTGGGGAGCGAGGTGGAAATCGACGCGGACGCGGGGACGCTGCGCGTACTGCCGTTGCCGTAG
- a CDS encoding DUF3592 domain-containing protein — protein MAEPADASAKPSKVSTAVGVGCLTLFALPFAGGGTFVLWLALAQFWHWAEASEWVETPARLLAAELVVKRGDGTTYKATARYEYEFAGRQYESERVAVSGGSDNIGAYQESKGRELERLLAAGGRTVCYVDPAAPERALLYRELRAGMLAFKAAFASVFCLAGYGLLGMAWFGSRKAKERAAQQQLHPEQPWLWRADWAAGRIKSQARTAAIGVTGIALFWNLISWPGFLGATVNRKDHEWWLPLIVGLFPLIGTGMAIWAWRLWLVAWRWGTSEFELATLPGVLGGPVAGVIHAPPRIEAPEGIRLTLACIRKVTTGSGKHRRTEERTLWSDERRLGRTLSAGPLETAIPVRFHVPYHLPPSSEEDQVLWRLTAEAKTPGVDYHAQFEIPVFETEASSPEPPTAADEDPLAAYEAPPTLASLVADLHGRIEYEGPDETTLYFPMTRNWGMSLFLLLFAVAWSGACVGLYFSPAPRVFFYVFTAFDALILPMALSMCFSATRLRFGPQRVVVQRRWLVFGREREFPADEIADVAVEASGTTYNGRPYQKVVLRAKNKNAPGKTSQTLLSEIPTPAAARRLADAITAALTTSPGGGAPSRRDDPRNRRLTLDAPLPPELR, from the coding sequence ATGGCCGAGCCCGCCGACGCGTCTGCCAAACCCTCGAAGGTCTCGACCGCCGTCGGCGTCGGGTGCCTGACGTTGTTCGCGTTGCCCTTTGCGGGCGGCGGGACGTTCGTGCTGTGGCTGGCGCTCGCGCAGTTCTGGCACTGGGCGGAGGCGAGCGAGTGGGTCGAGACGCCCGCCAGACTCCTCGCCGCGGAGCTCGTTGTGAAACGCGGCGACGGCACGACCTACAAGGCGACCGCCCGCTACGAATACGAGTTCGCCGGCCGGCAGTACGAGTCGGAGCGCGTCGCCGTCTCGGGCGGGTCGGACAACATCGGCGCGTATCAGGAGTCCAAGGGGCGCGAGCTCGAGCGCCTGCTTGCCGCGGGGGGGCGGACGGTCTGTTACGTCGATCCCGCCGCACCGGAGCGCGCGCTGCTGTACCGCGAGCTGCGCGCCGGCATGCTGGCGTTCAAAGCGGCGTTCGCGTCCGTGTTCTGCCTGGCGGGTTACGGACTGCTGGGAATGGCGTGGTTCGGCAGTCGCAAAGCGAAGGAAAGGGCCGCCCAGCAGCAACTCCATCCCGAACAGCCGTGGTTGTGGCGCGCGGACTGGGCCGCAGGGCGGATCAAGTCTCAGGCCCGCACCGCGGCGATCGGGGTCACGGGGATCGCCCTGTTCTGGAATCTTATCAGTTGGCCGGGGTTTCTCGGGGCCACGGTCAATCGCAAGGACCACGAGTGGTGGCTGCCGCTGATCGTGGGGTTGTTCCCGCTGATCGGGACGGGGATGGCGATTTGGGCGTGGCGGTTGTGGCTCGTGGCGTGGCGGTGGGGAACCTCGGAGTTTGAATTGGCGACGCTCCCCGGCGTGCTGGGGGGACCGGTGGCGGGGGTCATCCACGCCCCGCCCCGCATCGAAGCCCCCGAGGGGATTCGCCTCACCCTCGCCTGCATCCGCAAGGTGACCACCGGCAGCGGCAAACATCGCCGCACCGAGGAGCGCACGTTGTGGAGCGACGAGCGTCGGCTCGGCCGCACGTTGTCGGCCGGCCCGCTGGAAACGGCGATCCCGGTCCGGTTTCATGTTCCGTATCACCTCCCCCCGTCGAGCGAGGAGGACCAGGTGCTGTGGCGATTGACGGCCGAGGCAAAGACCCCCGGCGTCGACTATCACGCCCAGTTCGAGATTCCCGTATTCGAAACCGAGGCCAGTTCCCCCGAGCCGCCCACGGCGGCCGACGAGGACCCGCTGGCCGCTTACGAGGCGCCCCCGACGCTCGCATCGCTTGTCGCCGATCTTCACGGCCGGATCGAGTACGAGGGGCCCGACGAAACGACGCTCTATTTCCCCATGACGCGCAACTGGGGAATGTCGTTGTTTCTGCTGCTGTTCGCCGTCGCGTGGAGCGGGGCGTGCGTCGGATTGTATTTCTCCCCGGCGCCGCGCGTGTTCTTCTACGTGTTCACGGCGTTCGACGCGCTGATCCTGCCGATGGCGCTGTCGATGTGCTTCAGCGCGACGCGGCTGCGCTTCGGCCCGCAGCGGGTCGTAGTTCAGCGCCGCTGGCTGGTCTTCGGGCGCGAGCGCGAGTTCCCCGCCGACGAGATCGCCGACGTGGCGGTCGAGGCGTCGGGGACGACCTACAACGGCCGGCCGTACCAGAAGGTCGTCCTGCGCGCCAAGAACAAGAATGCGCCGGGGAAGACGTCCCAAACGCTGCTGAGCGAGATTCCGACCCCTGCCGCGGCGCGCCGACTGGCCGACGCGATCACGGCCGCGCTCACGACGAGCCCCGGGGGCGGGGCGCCGTCGCGCCGCGACGATCCGCGAAATCGCCGCTTGACGCTCGATGCCCCGTTGCCGCCGGAGCTCCGGTAG